The proteins below are encoded in one region of Helianthus annuus cultivar XRQ/B chromosome 2, HanXRQr2.0-SUNRISE, whole genome shotgun sequence:
- the LOC110904941 gene encoding DNA mismatch repair protein MSH7-like — MNKTGRVIQRKLVQVLTPSTLIHGNIGPQAVHLLSLKEGTSDPADGTTAFGFAFVDCASLQFWIGSVTDDASCAALGALLMQRRRCKKVISERMYW; from the exons ACTGGCCGG GTAATTCAAAGGAAATTGGTACAGGTGCTTACACCATCAACGTTGATTCATGGTAATATTGGGCCTCAAGCTGTTCATCTTCTTTCTCTAAAGGAG GGTACAAGTGATCCTGCTGACGGTACAACTGCATTTGGATTTGCCTTTGTCGATTGTGCCTCTTTACAGTTCTGGATTGGATCCGTCACTGATGATGCTTCCTGTGCGGCTTTAGGGGCTTTATTGATGCAG AGGAGAAGATGCAAGAAAGTCATAAGCGAACGGATGTATTGGTAa